Proteins found in one Panicum hallii strain FIL2 chromosome 4, PHallii_v3.1, whole genome shotgun sequence genomic segment:
- the LOC112890294 gene encoding very-long-chain 3-oxoacyl-CoA reductase 1-like, with the protein MDAPVWFISLACLGALYVVALCARPLAYLALCLRRSKDLHRYGSWAIVTGPTSGLGRSMAMELARRGLNLVLLDLDAANLQETSQAIEVCHAVKIKTVVLDLALVTTPQGDEAIRRLREAIAGLDVGLLVNNAAVNTPGAVYLHEADIERFVRMIRVNLWGLTEVTAAVLPRMLARGRGAVVNVGSGSTVAVPSFPLYTVYSSTKKYVARFSRCLYVEYRSKGIDVQYQVPFYVHTRMLSSAVKAKLRPWFVATADEYTRTAARWIGSGPLCVPGAAQKLQWCLTGFVPDWAHDWYRIRLHLQHRAVTRGARRAVIPDGGSSSRGQLIAIGNSSSGGPN; encoded by the exons ATGGACGCGCCGGTGTGGTTCATCTCGCTGGCCTGCCTCGGCGCGCTGTACGTCGTCGCCCTCTGCGCCCGGCCCCTCGCCTACCTCGCGCTCTGCCTGCGCCGGTCAAAGGACCTCCACCGCTACGGCTCCTGGGCCATCGTCACCGGCCCAACGTCCGGCCTCGGCCGGTCCATGGCCATGGAGCTGGCGCGCCGGGGCCTCAACCTCGTGCTCCTCGACCTCGACGCCGCCAACCTCCAGGAGACCTCCCAGGCGATCGAGGTCTGCCACGCCGTGAAGATCAAGACCGTCGTGCTCGACCTCGCCCTCGTCACCACCCCTCAAG GCGACGAGGCGATCCGGCGGCTCCGGGAGGCGATCGCGGGGCTGGACGTGGGGCTGCTGGTGAACAACGCAGCCGTGAACACGCCCGGCGCGGTGTACCTGCACGAGGCGGACATCGAGCGGTTCGTGCGAATGATACGGGTGAACCTGTGGGGGCTGACGGAggtgacggcggcggtgctgccgCGGATGCTGGCGCGGGGGAGGGGCGCCGTCGTCAACGTCGGCTCGGGCTCCACGGTGGCCGTCCCGTCCTTCCCGCTCTACACCGTCTACAGTTCCACGAAAAA GTATGTTGCTCGGTTCTCCAGATGCCTTTACGTCGAGTACAGGAGCAAAGGAATCGACGTCCAGTACCAGGTTCCGTTCTACGTGCACACGCGCATGCTGTCGAGCGCCGTGAAGGCGAAGCTCCGGCCGTGGTTCGTGGCGACGGCGGACGAGTACACGCGCACGGCGGCGCGGTGGATCGGGAGCGGCCCGCTGTGCGTGCCCGGCGCCGCCCAGAAGCTCCAGTGGTGCCTCACTGGATTCGTCCCCGACTGGGCCCACGACTGGTACCGGATCCGCCTGCACCTGCAGCACAGAGCCGTCACCCGGGGCGCTCGCCGGGCCGTCATCCCCGATGGCGGCAGTTCATCACGGGGTCAGTTGATCGCCATCGGCAATTCATCATCAGGGGGGCCAAATTAA